From Rhizobium sp. NZLR1, a single genomic window includes:
- a CDS encoding potassium/proton antiporter, producing MEAFYIVVLVSTALVLLAAFSSLLAFRFGAPLLLLFLMIGLAAGVDGLGIEFSNNYLAYILGSIALAVILFDSGFGTPMQAFRLAAVPSLALASVGVLITASLFAFAAMWLLNFTWLEGLLLGSIVASTDAAAVFFLLRIGGINIRDKVRSTLEVESGTNDPMAIFLTIALVEVLASGERSAGINIGMLAMFVQQMGLGVILGLLGGMMIVLIVSKLDTDRGLTPIFVLALALLVFSFTGAVGGSGFLAVYVAGIYAGNRKMQAIGTIKRFQDGMTWLAQIIMFLVLGLLATPSQFPVIIVPAILLALFLTFVARPLAVWLSLLPFDYTQQEIGFVAWVGLRGAVSILLAIMPILGGLENGQIYFNTAFIIVLVSLLLQGWTIKPVAKKLGLIIPPRIGAVDKVEVDLPGAANHELLSYRVIKDSPVLRGERIPRWATPSLVIRDGKSMRYQYAGRLRENDLVYLFIVPSYSRLLDRLFASRAPVDEDDADFFGAFALSPARPAADLDAAYGPGLLNETEKGLTIAELMRQRLGGKADYADRVRLGSIILIVRDLDEHDHITSVGMSLEAVEPAITLPIFINLKDIIQRIRDRLKGRRSRETAASEIAAKAPPRRDEGTRENGR from the coding sequence ATGGAAGCGTTTTATATCGTGGTGCTGGTCTCGACGGCGCTCGTGCTTCTTGCCGCTTTTTCGAGCCTGCTTGCCTTCCGCTTCGGCGCCCCCCTGCTGCTGCTTTTCCTCATGATCGGCCTTGCCGCCGGCGTCGACGGGCTCGGCATTGAGTTCAGCAACAATTACCTCGCCTATATTCTCGGCTCTATCGCGCTGGCCGTCATCCTGTTTGATTCCGGCTTTGGCACGCCGATGCAGGCCTTCCGCCTGGCGGCCGTTCCCTCGCTGGCACTCGCGTCGGTCGGCGTGCTGATTACCGCCTCGCTCTTTGCCTTCGCGGCGATGTGGCTTTTGAACTTCACCTGGCTGGAAGGTCTGCTGCTCGGCTCGATCGTCGCATCGACGGATGCCGCCGCCGTCTTCTTCCTGCTGCGCATTGGCGGCATCAACATCCGCGACAAGGTGCGCTCAACGCTGGAGGTCGAATCCGGCACCAACGACCCGATGGCGATCTTCCTCACCATCGCCCTTGTCGAGGTGCTGGCGAGCGGCGAGCGTTCCGCCGGCATCAATATCGGCATGCTCGCCATGTTCGTGCAGCAGATGGGCCTCGGCGTCATCCTCGGCCTGCTCGGCGGCATGATGATCGTGCTGATCGTCAGTAAGCTGGACACCGATCGCGGCCTGACGCCGATCTTCGTGCTGGCGCTTGCCCTTCTCGTCTTCTCCTTCACCGGCGCGGTCGGCGGCAGCGGCTTCCTCGCCGTCTATGTCGCCGGCATTTACGCCGGAAACCGCAAGATGCAGGCGATCGGCACCATCAAACGCTTCCAGGACGGCATGACCTGGCTGGCGCAGATCATCATGTTCCTGGTGCTCGGCCTGCTTGCGACGCCGTCGCAATTCCCGGTCATCATCGTGCCCGCCATTCTGCTTGCCCTCTTCCTGACCTTTGTCGCCCGGCCGTTGGCGGTCTGGCTGTCGCTGCTCCCGTTTGATTACACGCAGCAGGAAATCGGCTTCGTTGCCTGGGTCGGCCTGCGTGGCGCCGTCTCCATTCTGCTTGCCATCATGCCCATCCTCGGCGGGCTTGAGAACGGACAAATCTATTTCAACACGGCCTTCATTATTGTGCTGGTCTCGCTGCTCCTCCAGGGCTGGACGATCAAGCCCGTCGCCAAGAAGCTCGGCCTGATCATTCCGCCGCGCATCGGTGCCGTCGATAAGGTCGAGGTCGACCTGCCGGGCGCGGCCAACCACGAACTGCTCTCCTACCGCGTCATCAAGGATAGTCCAGTGCTGCGTGGCGAACGCATCCCGCGTTGGGCGACGCCTTCGCTGGTGATCCGCGACGGCAAGTCGATGCGCTACCAATATGCCGGGCGGCTGCGCGAGAACGATCTCGTCTACCTCTTCATCGTGCCGAGCTACTCCCGCCTGCTCGACCGGCTCTTCGCCAGCCGTGCGCCAGTGGATGAGGACGATGCCGATTTTTTCGGAGCCTTCGCGCTCTCACCTGCCCGCCCCGCCGCCGATCTCGACGCCGCCTATGGCCCCGGCCTGCTCAACGAAACGGAAAAGGGCCTGACGATCGCCGAATTGATGCGTCAGCGCCTCGGCGGTAAGGCCGATTATGCCGACCGCGTCCGTCTCGGCTCCATCATTCTCATCGTCCGCGATCTCGACGAGCACGACCACATCACCTCCGTCGGAATGTCGCTCGAAGCGGTCGAACCAGCGATCACGCTGCCAATCTTCATCAATCTCAAGGACATCATCCAACGCATCCGCGACCGGCTGAAAGGGCGCCGAAGCCGCGAAACCGCCGCCTCCGAAATCGCGGCGAAAGCACCGCCCCGACGTGACGAAGGCACACGCGAAAACGGCCGTTGA
- a CDS encoding phosphoglycerate kinase, which produces MPSFKTLDDLSDIRGKRVLVRVDLNVPVKDGKVTDTTRIERVAPTILELSEKGAKVILLAHFGRPKDGPSPDLSLSLIAPSVEEVLDHAVLTASDCIGEAAASAVAAMNDGDILLLENTRFHKGEEKNDPDFTKSLAANGDIYVNDAFSAAHRAHASTEGLAHHLPAYAGRTMQAELVALEKGLGDPARPVVAIVGGAKVSTKIDLLMNLVKKVDALVIGGGMANTFIAARGTNVGKSLCEHDLAETAKQIMIEAATAGCAIILPEDGVIAREFKAGAANETVDINAIPADAMVLDVGPKSVEAINAWIERASTLVWNGPLGAFEIEPFDAATVAAAKYAAERTAAGKLTSVAGGGDTVSALNHAGVAGAFTYVSTAGGAFLEWMEGKELPGVAVLNAAR; this is translated from the coding sequence ATGCCTTCTTTCAAGACCCTCGACGATCTTTCCGACATCCGCGGCAAGCGCGTTCTCGTCCGCGTCGATCTCAATGTCCCGGTCAAGGATGGCAAGGTCACCGATACGACGCGCATCGAGCGTGTGGCGCCGACGATCCTCGAACTGTCCGAGAAGGGCGCCAAGGTGATCCTGCTTGCTCATTTCGGCCGGCCGAAGGACGGCCCTTCGCCGGACCTGTCGCTGTCGCTGATCGCCCCTTCGGTCGAGGAAGTGCTCGATCATGCCGTGCTGACGGCGTCCGATTGCATCGGCGAGGCGGCCGCCTCCGCCGTCGCGGCGATGAATGACGGCGATATCCTGCTTCTGGAAAACACCCGCTTCCACAAGGGCGAAGAAAAGAACGACCCCGACTTCACCAAGTCGCTTGCTGCCAACGGCGACATCTATGTCAACGACGCCTTCTCCGCCGCCCACCGCGCCCATGCCTCGACCGAGGGCCTCGCCCACCACCTGCCGGCCTATGCCGGCCGCACCATGCAGGCCGAACTGGTGGCGCTGGAAAAGGGTCTGGGTGATCCCGCCCGCCCTGTCGTCGCGATCGTCGGCGGCGCCAAGGTCTCGACCAAGATCGACCTCCTGATGAACCTCGTGAAGAAGGTCGATGCGCTCGTCATCGGCGGCGGCATGGCCAATACTTTCATCGCCGCCCGCGGCACCAATGTCGGCAAGTCGCTCTGCGAACATGATCTCGCCGAAACCGCCAAGCAGATCATGATCGAGGCCGCGACCGCCGGCTGCGCCATCATCCTGCCGGAAGACGGCGTGATTGCCCGGGAGTTCAAGGCGGGTGCCGCCAATGAGACAGTCGATATCAACGCCATTCCCGCTGATGCCATGGTGCTCGATGTCGGGCCGAAATCCGTCGAGGCCATCAACGCCTGGATCGAGCGCGCTTCGACTCTCGTCTGGAACGGCCCCCTCGGCGCCTTCGAGATCGAGCCCTTCGATGCCGCCACGGTCGCTGCCGCGAAATACGCCGCGGAGCGCACTGCAGCCGGCAAGCTCACCTCCGTTGCCGGCGGCGGCGACACCGTCTCGGCGCTGAACCATGCCGGCGTTGCCGGCGCGTTCACCTATGTCTCCACAGCCGGTGGCGCTTTCCTCGAATGGATGGAGGGCAAGGAGCTTCCCGGCGTCGCCGTCCTCAACGCCGCCAGATAG
- a CDS encoding class I fructose-bisphosphate aldolase — translation MSERLEDIAVQMVAGGRGLLAADESTSTIKKRFDTINLESTETSRRDYREMLFRSDEAMKKYISGVILFEETLFQKAADGTPFVDIIRAAGAIPGIKVDTGAKPMAKYPAETITEGLDGLGERLARYYEAGARFAKWRGVIAISSTLPTRGSVRANAQALARYAALCQEAGIVPIVEPECLMDGKPGDHTIDRCAEVTESTLRIVFEELADARVNLEGMILKPNMVIDGKNARKASVAEVAERTVKVLKATVPPAVPGIAFLSGGQTTEEATAHLSAINSSADLPWLVTFSYGRALQDSALKAWNGKPENVAAGQREFTHRAEMNSLAAKGSWKKDLEKAA, via the coding sequence ATGAGCGAACGACTGGAAGACATTGCAGTGCAGATGGTTGCAGGCGGCCGGGGACTGCTTGCGGCAGATGAATCGACCTCCACCATCAAGAAGCGTTTCGACACCATCAACCTGGAATCGACCGAAACCAGCCGTCGTGACTACCGGGAGATGCTCTTCCGCTCCGACGAGGCGATGAAGAAATATATCTCCGGCGTCATCCTCTTCGAAGAGACCCTTTTCCAGAAGGCCGCGGACGGCACGCCTTTCGTCGACATCATTCGCGCTGCAGGTGCCATTCCCGGCATCAAGGTCGACACCGGCGCCAAGCCGATGGCGAAATATCCTGCGGAAACCATCACCGAAGGCCTCGATGGCCTCGGCGAACGCCTTGCCCGCTATTATGAAGCCGGCGCCCGCTTCGCCAAGTGGCGCGGTGTCATCGCCATCTCGTCGACATTGCCGACCCGCGGTTCCGTCCGCGCCAACGCTCAGGCGCTTGCTCGTTATGCCGCACTCTGCCAGGAGGCCGGGATCGTTCCGATCGTCGAGCCGGAATGCCTGATGGACGGGAAACCGGGCGACCACACGATCGACCGCTGCGCCGAAGTCACCGAATCGACGCTGCGCATCGTTTTTGAGGAACTGGCCGATGCCCGCGTCAACCTCGAAGGCATGATCCTGAAGCCAAACATGGTCATCGACGGCAAGAACGCCCGCAAGGCCTCGGTCGCGGAAGTTGCCGAGCGCACGGTCAAGGTTCTGAAGGCGACCGTTCCGCCCGCCGTCCCCGGCATCGCCTTCCTGTCGGGCGGCCAGACGACCGAAGAAGCGACGGCGCATCTTTCCGCCATCAATTCCAGTGCCGACCTGCCCTGGCTCGTCACCTTCTCCTACGGCCGCGCCCTGCAGGACAGCGCCCTCAAGGCCTGGAACGGTAAGCCTGAGAACGTCGCCGCCGGCCAGCGCGAATTCACCCACCGTGCCGAGATGAACAGCCTCGCGGCCAAGGGCAGCTGGAAGAAGGACCTCGAAAAGGCAGCTTGA
- a CDS encoding PhzF family phenazine biosynthesis protein: MDTLSYVTVDVFTSTRFEGNPLAVISDARGLTDAAMQKIATEFNYSEVTFVLPPEDPENSARVRIFTPTMEVPFAGHPNVGTAYVLGQRTEIFGKPVGEKLRFEEKAGIVEVSLKRNNGRIEATAIRAPQPLAIGETIAEETIAGCVSLEPGVVVSTVHAPVFASVGLNFAVAELDGLEALAAARPNLTGFQAAAGRQTTSGHDFSLFLYVRASDDPWTIRARMFAPLDNVPEDPATGSASAALGAYLVSLAPAADMNVRITVEQGVEMGRRSVITLDVVKSGGIVTDVVISGRCVSVMRGEIILQD, from the coding sequence ATGGACACCCTCTCCTACGTCACCGTCGATGTCTTCACCTCCACCCGCTTCGAGGGCAATCCGCTTGCCGTCATCTCCGATGCGCGCGGCCTGACCGACGCGGCGATGCAGAAGATCGCCACCGAGTTCAACTATTCCGAAGTCACCTTCGTCCTGCCGCCCGAAGACCCTGAGAATTCCGCCCGCGTGCGCATCTTCACCCCGACGATGGAAGTGCCTTTCGCCGGCCATCCGAATGTCGGCACCGCTTATGTGCTCGGCCAGCGGACGGAGATCTTCGGCAAGCCGGTCGGCGAGAAGCTGCGCTTCGAGGAAAAGGCCGGCATCGTCGAAGTCAGCCTGAAACGCAACAACGGACGGATCGAGGCCACCGCCATCCGCGCGCCGCAGCCGTTGGCGATCGGCGAGACCATTGCCGAAGAAACCATCGCCGGCTGCGTCTCGCTCGAACCCGGCGTCGTCGTCAGCACCGTCCACGCCCCGGTCTTTGCGTCCGTCGGGCTGAACTTCGCCGTCGCCGAGTTGGATGGGCTCGAAGCGCTGGCCGCCGCCCGCCCGAACCTTACCGGTTTCCAGGCGGCTGCCGGCCGGCAGACGACGAGCGGCCACGACTTCTCGCTCTTCCTCTATGTCCGCGCATCCGACGATCCGTGGACTATCCGCGCCCGCATGTTCGCACCGCTCGACAATGTGCCCGAAGATCCGGCAACCGGCAGCGCTTCGGCCGCACTCGGCGCCTATCTCGTTTCGCTTGCGCCGGCCGCCGATATGAACGTCCGCATCACCGTCGAACAGGGCGTCGAAATGGGCCGCCGCAGCGTCATCACCCTCGATGTCGTGAAATCGGGCGGCATCGTCACCGATGTCGTCATCTCGGGACGCTGCGTTTCCGTCATGCGTGGAGAAATTATTCTGCAGGACTAG
- a CDS encoding MFS transporter: protein MKRNLLSVAALLFGTLFLFMGNGLQGILLPVRGNLEGYATTTLGLLGTSWAGGFVIGCLVAPKLVRRVGHVRAFSGFISIIAIIALVSGILIHPVWWVVLRAVTGFSTAGTSMIIESWLNERASNESRGAIFSLYIGITLLGVVGGQMMIPLEDVRTPVLFMICGIFYCIAMLPTTLSTAASPQPLKAVRLDLPALYRNSPVSCLGILLVGIANGAYGTLGAVFGAGAGLSDTSIAIMMSSTIFAGAVMQLPAGRLSDRIDRRYVLAAMSGVAALAGLLIFLLHPTSPALLIGLVVLYGAVANTLYPIAVAHANDFAASEDFVKVSGGLLLLYGIGTVIGPTIGGPVMSVITPHALFLVTAIAHVLITVYAIIRSRIRAAVPASDRDAYTTIPTGTSPMLTPQSMSLADRGAGKPPETGKSPESGDPAVKFG from the coding sequence ATGAAGAGAAACCTTCTGTCCGTCGCCGCGCTGCTTTTTGGCACGCTCTTCCTTTTCATGGGCAACGGCCTGCAGGGCATCCTGCTTCCCGTGCGCGGCAATCTCGAAGGCTATGCCACGACGACACTTGGCCTGCTCGGCACCTCATGGGCCGGAGGCTTCGTCATCGGCTGCCTAGTGGCGCCGAAGCTGGTGCGCCGCGTCGGCCATGTGCGCGCCTTCTCCGGCTTTATCTCGATCATCGCCATCATCGCCCTGGTCAGCGGTATCCTCATCCATCCGGTCTGGTGGGTCGTCTTGCGCGCCGTCACCGGCTTCTCCACGGCGGGCACCTCGATGATCATCGAAAGCTGGCTGAACGAGCGCGCCAGCAACGAAAGCCGCGGCGCGATCTTCTCGCTCTATATCGGCATCACGCTGCTCGGCGTCGTCGGCGGCCAGATGATGATCCCGCTCGAGGATGTGCGCACGCCGGTGCTGTTCATGATCTGCGGCATCTTCTATTGCATTGCCATGCTGCCGACGACGCTTTCGACCGCCGCTTCGCCGCAGCCGCTGAAGGCGGTGCGCCTCGACCTGCCGGCGCTCTATCGCAATTCGCCGGTCTCCTGCCTCGGCATTCTGCTCGTCGGCATCGCCAACGGCGCCTACGGTACGCTCGGCGCCGTCTTCGGCGCAGGCGCCGGGCTCTCCGACACCAGCATCGCCATCATGATGAGCTCCACCATCTTCGCCGGCGCCGTGATGCAGCTGCCGGCCGGCCGGCTTTCCGATCGCATCGACCGGCGCTATGTGCTCGCTGCCATGTCCGGGGTCGCCGCCCTTGCCGGCTTGCTGATCTTTTTGCTCCACCCGACGTCGCCCGCCTTGCTGATTGGGCTCGTGGTCCTTTACGGCGCGGTGGCCAATACGCTCTATCCGATCGCCGTCGCCCACGCGAACGACTTCGCGGCATCGGAGGATTTCGTCAAGGTCTCCGGTGGACTGCTGCTGCTCTACGGCATCGGCACGGTAATCGGCCCGACGATCGGCGGTCCCGTCATGTCGGTGATCACTCCGCATGCGCTTTTCCTCGTCACCGCCATCGCCCACGTGCTGATCACCGTTTACGCGATCATCCGGAGCCGCATCCGCGCCGCCGTCCCGGCCAGCGATCGTGACGCCTACACGACGATCCCGACCGGCACCTCGCCGATGCTGACACCGCAAAGCATGTCGCTTGCCGATCGCGGCGCTGGCAAACCGCCTGAAACCGGGAAGTCTCCCGAAAGCGGTGATCCCGCTGTAAAGTTCGGCTAA
- a CDS encoding DUF1192 domain-containing protein, giving the protein MSFIDDDRPQKKTAHEIGADLSMLSVDELNARVDLLKAEIARLEAEAARKASGRQAAESLFRS; this is encoded by the coding sequence ATGAGCTTCATCGATGACGACCGGCCGCAGAAGAAGACCGCCCACGAGATCGGCGCCGATCTCTCCATGCTTTCGGTGGACGAACTGAACGCGCGGGTGGATTTGCTGAAGGCGGAGATCGCCCGTCTCGAGGCCGAAGCCGCCCGCAAGGCTTCCGGGCGGCAGGCAGCGGAAAGCCTTTTCCGCTCATAG
- a CDS encoding DUF1465 family protein, giving the protein MSEVGLNTISFAGRAAASSQFKALYAEGMSLVEETAAYLDGQGRAASKVLPRMASVLYAAESMRLTTRLMQMASWLLLQRAVNNGEMSRDQVLAEKNKVRLDGFNVDRAAPGWGDLPESFRDLVERSLRLQNRIALLDREIYRPSEAVIVHDNQNSVQAQLSLLQTAFGNN; this is encoded by the coding sequence ATGTCGGAAGTTGGATTGAACACGATCAGTTTTGCAGGTCGCGCCGCTGCATCCTCGCAGTTCAAGGCACTTTATGCGGAAGGCATGTCGCTGGTCGAAGAGACTGCCGCCTATCTGGATGGCCAGGGCCGCGCCGCTTCCAAGGTTCTGCCGCGGATGGCTTCGGTTCTCTACGCCGCAGAATCGATGCGTCTCACCACCCGCCTCATGCAGATGGCCTCCTGGCTGCTGTTGCAGCGCGCCGTCAACAATGGCGAAATGTCTCGCGACCAGGTGCTGGCCGAGAAGAACAAGGTTCGTCTCGATGGCTTCAACGTCGACCGCGCCGCGCCGGGCTGGGGCGACCTGCCGGAATCCTTCCGCGACCTCGTTGAGCGCTCGCTGCGTCTGCAGAACCGTATCGCCTTGCTCGACCGCGAGATCTACCGCCCGTCCGAAGCTGTGATCGTTCATGACAATCAGAACAGCGTCCAGGCCCAGCTTTCCCTGCTCCAGACCGCCTTCGGCAACAACTGA
- the rpmE gene encoding 50S ribosomal protein L31, translating into MKAGIHPEYHMIKVVMTDGTEYETRSTWGSEGAVMNLEIDSKSHPAWTGGNQQLMDRGGRVSKFNKRFGGLGL; encoded by the coding sequence ATGAAGGCAGGCATCCATCCCGAATATCACATGATCAAGGTGGTCATGACCGATGGCACCGAATACGAAACCCGCTCGACCTGGGGTTCGGAGGGTGCTGTCATGAACCTCGAAATCGATTCCAAGTCGCATCCGGCCTGGACCGGCGGCAACCAGCAGCTCATGGACCGCGGTGGCCGCGTCTCCAAGTTCAACAAGCGTTTCGGCGGCCTCGGCCTCTAA
- a CDS encoding ABC transporter transmembrane domain-containing protein, giving the protein MAEQARAEENKRRSLRPLGRLTPYVIRYRGLVAGALMSLALAAITSLALPLAVRRMIDHGFTQSDGRFINSYFAMLMIMAVVLAVASALRYYFVITIGERIVADLRRDVFSHVTRLSPSFFDVNQSGEIVSRLTADTTQIKSAVGATASVALRNLILCLGAMGMMIVTSPKLSSLVIGAIPLIVFPLVAFGRSVRKRSRAAQDTLAGASAFANETIAATRTVQAFNGEDAAATRYGTAVESAYEAARAAIRSRALLTGIAITLIFGSVVAVLWVGAHSVLAGTLSAGTLGQFLLYAVISAGSLGALSEVWGELSQAAGAADRLTELLDEVSPIAAPASPQALPSPGCGRVEFADVHFAYPSRPGKSALHGLSFAITPGETVAIVGPSGAGKSTVFSLLLRFYDPQLGSVKIDDVDAQLTTPDELRQRIAIVPQDVTIFAASIHDNIAFGRPGASHDEIRAAALAAQADEFITRLDQGYQTEVGERGITLSGGQRQRIAIARAILKNAPVLLLDEATSALDAESETLVQKALDGLVDGRTTLVIAHRLATVLKADRILVMDQGRIVEEGTHQSLIRHGGIYARLARLQFDAANEDVLAATK; this is encoded by the coding sequence TTGGCAGAGCAGGCACGGGCTGAGGAAAACAAGAGGCGGTCGCTACGGCCGCTCGGCAGGCTGACGCCCTACGTCATACGGTATCGCGGCCTGGTGGCTGGCGCGTTGATGTCCTTGGCGCTTGCCGCCATCACCTCGCTGGCGCTGCCGCTCGCCGTGCGTCGCATGATCGACCATGGCTTCACCCAGTCCGACGGTCGGTTCATCAACAGCTACTTCGCCATGCTGATGATCATGGCTGTCGTGCTCGCGGTCGCAAGCGCGTTGCGCTATTATTTCGTCATCACCATCGGCGAGCGCATTGTCGCCGATCTTCGCCGCGATGTCTTTTCCCATGTGACGAGGCTGTCGCCCTCTTTCTTCGACGTCAACCAGTCCGGCGAAATCGTTTCGCGCCTGACCGCCGATACGACGCAGATCAAATCCGCCGTCGGCGCCACAGCCTCGGTGGCGCTCAGAAATCTCATCCTTTGTCTCGGCGCGATGGGCATGATGATCGTCACTTCGCCGAAGCTTTCCAGCCTTGTCATCGGAGCGATCCCGCTGATCGTCTTCCCGCTCGTCGCCTTCGGCCGCTCGGTGCGCAAGCGCTCACGCGCTGCCCAGGATACGCTTGCCGGTGCCTCCGCCTTCGCCAACGAGACGATCGCCGCGACCCGCACTGTCCAGGCCTTCAACGGCGAAGATGCCGCAGCGACGCGCTACGGCACCGCCGTCGAATCCGCCTACGAGGCTGCCCGCGCCGCCATCCGCTCGCGCGCGTTGCTGACCGGGATCGCCATCACGCTGATCTTCGGCAGCGTCGTCGCCGTGCTCTGGGTCGGCGCCCACAGCGTGCTCGCCGGGACGCTTTCGGCCGGCACGCTCGGCCAGTTCCTGCTCTATGCCGTCATCTCCGCCGGTTCGCTGGGCGCGCTGTCGGAGGTTTGGGGCGAACTCTCGCAGGCAGCCGGTGCTGCCGACCGGCTGACCGAGCTTCTCGACGAAGTCTCGCCGATCGCCGCCCCCGCCAGCCCTCAGGCTCTTCCTTCGCCCGGCTGTGGCCGCGTCGAATTTGCCGATGTGCACTTTGCCTATCCCTCGCGCCCCGGCAAATCGGCGCTGCATGGGTTGAGCTTCGCCATCACGCCGGGCGAGACGGTCGCCATCGTCGGCCCTTCCGGCGCCGGCAAGAGCACTGTCTTCTCGCTGCTGCTGCGCTTCTACGATCCGCAGCTGGGCAGCGTGAAAATCGACGATGTCGACGCTCAGCTTACGACGCCGGACGAGCTGCGCCAGCGCATTGCCATCGTACCCCAGGATGTCACCATCTTTGCCGCCTCGATCCATGATAACATCGCCTTCGGCCGTCCCGGAGCCTCGCATGACGAGATCCGCGCAGCAGCCCTTGCGGCCCAGGCCGATGAATTCATCACGCGGCTGGATCAGGGTTACCAGACCGAGGTCGGCGAACGTGGCATTACCCTCTCCGGCGGCCAGCGCCAGCGCATCGCCATCGCTCGCGCCATCCTGAAGAACGCGCCGGTGCTGCTGCTCGACGAGGCGACCTCCGCGCTAGACGCCGAAAGCGAGACGCTGGTGCAAAAGGCACTCGACGGCCTGGTGGACGGCCGCACGACGCTCGTCATCGCCCATCGCTTAGCAACCGTATTGAAGGCCGACCGCATCCTCGTCATGGATCAGGGCCGCATCGTCGAGGAGGGCACCCACCAGAGCCTGATCCGCCATGGCGGCATCTATGCGCGGCTGGCGCGGCTGCAATTCGACGCCGCCAACGAGGATGTGCTCGCTGCCACGAAATAG
- a CDS encoding LysR family transcriptional regulator — protein sequence MAFDTRLLTGVGVLAAVTEAGNFARAAEMLGLTPSGVSRAVARLEARVGVRLFDRNPREVSLTEEGRRFHAQVMPLLTGLDEAAAEAAGAAAVVRGRLRVSVDPWFARMVLAATLQQFLVRYPLLSVDLFTSNYREEMMAGVDVAVRFGPPDGSSLIVRKLLETPILTVAAPAYLKRHGQPRSPYDLAHHEALRFRDPQTGLPFPWEFHRGGELVEVKMSSRLVLDDPSVAVSACVAGQGVFQSLAVGLAPFLARGELVRILPDWSEELYPLYAYQPSRHLPPAKVRAFLDFIQEIAAGL from the coding sequence ATGGCTTTCGACACGCGGCTTCTAACCGGCGTCGGCGTCCTTGCGGCTGTCACGGAGGCTGGAAATTTCGCGCGGGCGGCCGAGATGCTCGGCCTCACGCCGTCGGGGGTGAGCCGGGCGGTGGCGCGTCTGGAGGCGCGGGTCGGCGTCCGCCTCTTCGACCGCAACCCGCGCGAGGTCAGCCTCACCGAGGAAGGACGGCGCTTCCACGCGCAGGTGATGCCGCTCCTTACCGGTCTCGACGAGGCGGCGGCAGAGGCGGCGGGCGCTGCGGCGGTCGTGCGTGGCCGACTGCGCGTATCCGTTGACCCCTGGTTCGCCCGAATGGTCCTCGCGGCGACGCTCCAGCAGTTTCTGGTGCGTTATCCGCTTCTGTCGGTCGATTTGTTCACCAGCAACTACCGGGAGGAGATGATGGCGGGCGTCGATGTGGCGGTGCGCTTCGGGCCACCGGATGGGTCATCGCTCATCGTGCGCAAGCTCCTCGAAACACCGATCCTGACGGTTGCCGCGCCGGCTTATCTCAAACGCCATGGCCAACCGCGGTCGCCCTATGATCTCGCCCACCACGAGGCGCTCCGCTTCCGCGATCCACAGACGGGATTGCCGTTTCCGTGGGAGTTCCACCGAGGCGGCGAGCTCGTCGAGGTCAAGATGTCCAGCCGGCTGGTGTTGGATGATCCTTCCGTCGCGGTGTCCGCCTGTGTGGCGGGCCAGGGGGTGTTCCAGAGCCTCGCCGTGGGTCTTGCACCCTTCCTGGCACGTGGTGAACTGGTGCGGATCCTTCCGGACTGGTCGGAGGAGCTTTATCCGCTCTATGCTTATCAGCCCTCGCGCCATCTCCCTCCGGCAAAGGTCAGAGCGTTTCTGGACTTCATCCAAGAGATTGCGGCCGGATTGTGA